From the genome of Pseudomonas putida:
CAGTCGACGAAAAATTGCTGTAGCTCGGTATCGCTCTGATCGTTAGGCGAGAAGAAAGCTTTGCGCCAGGAGCGGGTGTCCTGCAGCTGGGTGAAGATGCGGAACTGATCATCGAGCAAGTGCAAATCAGCATGGAGTTGCAATCGTTGCTGCAAATAGCTGTTCGAGTCCCGGCCACGGAGTCCAAAAAATGGCTGCTGGTGACTGTCGGCACGGTAGCGAGCCTCACCACCGAAGGTAACCCAATTGCTTTCGCCAAATGGAATGTAACGCAGCGCATCGAGCGGGTCGGTACGCTTGCTGGGATCCTTCAGAAAGCTATAGTCCTCCGCCCAACGTGCGATACCGGGACGCAGCGGTCGGGCACTCTGCACATCAGGAGGGGCCAACACGTCATCGGCATAGATTGGAAGGCTGAGCCAGGCGCAGGCGCCTGCCGCGAAAGCACGCACGATCATGGTCGTATTCATCGAAATCCCATCATTGTTTTTATTGTGGGGTGGCGCTAAGTGGCCGGCGAACCGGCCCGTCGTTACAGGTCCAGAATCAGGCGTGGTGATTTGGCCCTGGAGCAACACGGAGTGAACTGGTCATTGAGCGCACGTTGCGCATCGGTCAAGAAGCTGTCCCTGTGCTCAGGAATACCGTCGAGCACACGCGTGATGCAGGTCCCGCAAACCCCTTGCTCACAGGAGACAGGGACATCAATTCCCGCGTCATAGAGCACGTCGATTATGGTCTGGTCAGCCTCTACACGCATGACCTCGCCTGAACTCGCAATCTCGATTTCAAAAGCTTCACCGGGTGCGTTCGCTTGCTCACCAGCACTGAAATATTCGCGATGCAACTTCGCCTCGACCCAACCTTGGGCGCGCGCGGTACTCAGGACGAACTCCATGTATCCGCCCGGGCCGCACACGTAGAGATGGGTGTCTTCGGCGGGATTGGCCAGCACCTTCGTCGCGTCCAGCGGAGCCTGATCGTCGAAACACAGGTGCACGCGGTCAGCAAACGGGCTGTCTTTCATGCGCTTGACGAAGGCTGCACGGTCCTCACTGCGCACCGAGTAGTAAAGGTCGAAGGATGCGCCAGCGTGACTCAGGCGCTCGGCCATGCACAAAATCGGAGTAATGCCGATGCCCCCCGCAAAGAGCAACGAATGGCCTGCACTGTTATCCAGTTCGAACAGGTTGCGTGGCGTGCTGATCGTCAGGCGCTGCCCTTCACTCACAACGTCGTGCATCTGCTCGGAGCCGCCACGCGAGGCTGGCTCACGCAGCACGGCAATCTGATACCGGTGATTCTCTGACGCGCTGTTGCACAGCGAATATTGGCGGGTCAGGCCGCTTGCCAAGTGCACATCGATATGCGCACCAGCGCTGAATGCCGGCAATGGCGAGCCATCCTCGCGAGCCAGTTCGAAGCTGTAGATCCCCACAGCCTCGAGCTGCTTTTTAGCCACAATGACTTCAATCATGTCGTCCTCCTGGCCTCAAGCCGGCTGCACAGGAATGCCGTTTTCCAACTGCGACAGGCGCAGCAGCGTACGGCGACACATGATGCCAGGGCGATCGGGTGCGAAACTGAGCTCTTCTACCGTCCCCGGCTCTTTGTCCAATAGTTCCTGAATCCACGTCAGCGCTTCGACGTCCTCGAGGTAGGCAGCACGATGGCTGTCCAGAACGTACTGATCGATCTCGGCATCTTCGTGGTGGAAGTTACGACTGTTGAACCACCAATAATGCAGAGTGTTCTGGCTCTCAGGCGTGAACGCATGAGTGATATTCACCAGATACTCCAGCGCCTCGCCTTCACGTGGCTCTAGATTGACGATCTTGGCGTGAGCGATGTGAATCGCTGGTGATTCGAAGCGAGCATCCGAAAACCTGTCCACCGGGCGCCCTTCCAACTTCATCGGCACTGCGTATACCGGCGGCGGAGGAGAATTCTTCAGGGCTCGAAGAATGATGACGCGATCGCCCTCCTGACGGACATCCAGGTCAGAACGCACATAGGCTGGGGTACCAATGCCAGTCTTGGCGTGCAGGATCGAGAAGTGAGTCTGATCCAGGAGGTTCTCGTGCATCGCCACATAGTTGCTATGGAACTGGAACTCGCCGCCCAAGGTTTTCCACTCAGGGTGGGCCAGCCATTGAGTATCAGGGACCAGCTCAGGATTAGCCTTGTCACGATCCCCCATCCATACCCAAATGAATGGTGCACGCTCGATGACTGGGTAACTGGCTACACAGGCATGGGTCGGCGGGTTAGGCAAGGCAGGCATGCCCACACACTGCCCGCTCGGGGCGTAAACCATCCCGTGGTAACCGCAGACAACATCATCGCCTTGCAGACGCCCCTTGCTCAGCGGGAACGAACGATGGGCGCAGCGGTTATTAAGGATGACCGGTGCTCCGGCCTCGGTGCGGTACATT
Proteins encoded in this window:
- a CDS encoding PDR/VanB family oxidoreductase, which gives rise to MIEVIVAKKQLEAVGIYSFELAREDGSPLPAFSAGAHIDVHLASGLTRQYSLCNSASENHRYQIAVLREPASRGGSEQMHDVVSEGQRLTISTPRNLFELDNSAGHSLLFAGGIGITPILCMAERLSHAGASFDLYYSVRSEDRAAFVKRMKDSPFADRVHLCFDDQAPLDATKVLANPAEDTHLYVCGPGGYMEFVLSTARAQGWVEAKLHREYFSAGEQANAPGEAFEIEIASSGEVMRVEADQTIIDVLYDAGIDVPVSCEQGVCGTCITRVLDGIPEHRDSFLTDAQRALNDQFTPCCSRAKSPRLILDL
- a CDS encoding aromatic ring-hydroxylating dioxygenase subunit alpha, with the protein product MLQTNPRPARPRGQAMADHRTPLIKNCWYVAALSSEVSRSLLERRLLDTSVVMYRTEAGAPVILNNRCAHRSFPLSKGRLQGDDVVCGYHGMVYAPSGQCVGMPALPNPPTHACVASYPVIERAPFIWVWMGDRDKANPELVPDTQWLAHPEWKTLGGEFQFHSNYVAMHENLLDQTHFSILHAKTGIGTPAYVRSDLDVRQEGDRVIILRALKNSPPPPVYAVPMKLEGRPVDRFSDARFESPAIHIAHAKIVNLEPREGEALEYLVNITHAFTPESQNTLHYWWFNSRNFHHEDAEIDQYVLDSHRAAYLEDVEALTWIQELLDKEPGTVEELSFAPDRPGIMCRRTLLRLSQLENGIPVQPA